Below is a window of Dictyostelium discoideum AX4 chromosome 1 chromosome, whole genome shotgun sequence DNA.
caaaaataatgtatataaatttatataaacacAAAACAAAGGTACTATGTTTTCTTTTACTATTAACTTTCTTTTTGATAAATGGattttatgtttttaaaggtaaaattattttttttaaaaaaaaaaaaaaaaaaaaaaaatctattaataaaatattaaatgattactaatttaaataataataataataattaaaagtaaataatgaaaatggatTTTATGttggaaataaaaatgaaaccTTAAAAAGTGAAGGTGgacaatttaataaacctgaaagtaaaaaaaaaattattagtcAAAActtaacaataaaaaatgaaacttttgaaattaattataaccacacaaccaccaccactaaaAATCAaactctaaaaaaaaatgaaaaaattaataatcaaatttcaaatgtaAACCAAACTgaacttttattaaaaaataataataatatcaatagtattaataataataataataataataacaataataatataaataataataaagataaagataaaccaattttaaataatgaaagtaaaagtaaatcattaatattaaatagatcatcaccaaataaagacaatgaaatttatttaaaaaagagtGAAATTCAGTCAAGTAAAAGTAAAagtgaattaaaaataataaaaaccaattcaaaaaatgttgttgatgatgatgatgatgttgatgatgatgaagatgattattttccaattaatggtaaaattcaaagttttgataataatgtatttttattaaatgaatcagTTAATACATTTAAAccaaaatgtaaatatattgatattgtttaTACATGGGTTGATGGAACAGATCCAGttcaaatgaataaattaaaaaaatataaaaaaattgaaaataaaaaaataacatcaattaaagaaaatgttGCAGAAGTATGGAAcattaaaatattcattaaGAAGTGTTCGTAAAAATGCACCATGGGTTagaaaaattttcattattactgCAAATCAAATTCCATCTtggtttaatatttcaaataatgataatgttgaatttatatttcatgatgaattatattttaataagtaagtactattttttttttttttttatttttttttttaaattaattactaatttttaataataataataatagatccCATTTACCAACATTtagttcaaattcaattgaatcaaatttttttaatttaccaaatcaagtttcaaattgttttttatatttaaatgatgatgttttttttagaaatccAGTTTTAGCAAGTGACTTTTttgatgaaaaatttaatgCTCATGTTTATCAACATAGTAAAATCATATCAAGTGAAACTATAATACCaaatggtaaattaattaGAAATAGTGttcaatttacaaatttagtATTTAGTAATAGATATTTAGATAGAATTTGGTTTAAAACAAATAGGTATCGTTCAGATcatggtgttggtgtttttaataaacaaatattgaaaatggcatataaagaattaaaagaacaatttgaatcaacatcatcaaatagATTTAGATATCCAGAAGATTTAACAATACCATTTTTACATctccaatttttaaaaagatataCAACATTTAAAGTGAAACCATCtataaatgaatattttgCACTTAAAGAAGATAATGTAGCTGaatctttcaaaaaaatgcaattaattttactaaAAAATCAGTTTgtttaaatgatatttttaataaaattaatgatacaactttattaattataaataacttttttaataaatattatccaattaaatcaccatatgcccaataaaataaaaaagaaatgaaataaaataaatagattaATTTTAGACAATTATTGTATATGTtatagtttattttatttaatttaatttattttaattatcttcatcatcatcatcatcatcactatttaataaaaagtctttaatttcatttttaagtTGTGATGttgttaataattgttttgaatTCTCTTTAATATATGGTGCTATATTTGGAGTTGATTTGAAATCTCTATAAAGGATTTTACAACTATAACATAATGTTTCCTTATTTACTGtaattgatgatgttgatgttgatgatgatgatgaacaacaaccagtattattattattattattactactattatctTCAGTTTTATTACAACATGATGAATCTtctgtttttgttgttgaacaacatccattattattattattattattattattattattattatttttattttctttattgatattattattattatccaaTATAACCTTTtctaaacttttaatttctgCACTTGTCAATGgactatatatatatatatatatatttatattattttaaaattttaaattttatattttatattaaattagtaaataaaggttaattattattattattattatttttagaataaataaataaataaattaccttgaacaaattgaacaattataatttgaatcaattgaaggagaaattaatttatcaacagATCTTAATAAAGTATGAACGGTTTGATTTGAAATATCTTGAAGACAATGTAAAAAGTCTTCACAAAGAGTATTAATTGAATGTTTtggtttcaaatttaatattgaaaacaTTACTGGTACtggtaaaatatttaaatgtctataataaatgaaaatttcttttaataagaAATCTCTCATTGgttgataaaatttaatatcatctgtataaaaaaaaaaaaaaaaaatgttaacataaataataataattaaaaaatattaattaattaataatattaataataaaaaacaacttACTTGATGGTTGTTCAATTATAACAGAAGTCTCATTTGGTACAGAGAAACCTCTACCTTTTGAAGTTGATGCAACTAATTGTACAGCTAATCTATTTGAACTTGTACCTAATATAacttttttacaatttaatttatgagctacttgaattaataattgattacgATAGTAGAGTAATAAATCCTCTTTTGAAGTTTCAGAAGATAATTGAGCAAATTGTAGTTTCAATTGGTTGGTTCTTTCACCCAATGGTGTTACAGTACCGAGGATATCTTCCAATGGGATGATTTCTAAATTTGGGAAACCAAGtttaacattattaaattcttttaagaATTCAATTGTATCATTATGATTTTGGTATGGTGTAATTGAAGACTCATCAATGTGGACACACTTTATATCCAAAAACATCTTTGCCTTACCACTACCCTCAGTACACTGTTTCAATAATTCCAACAACATTGATGAACATGTGCCACCTGATAAAGCAACTAATAATTTCTCTGCATCTCTTTTACTCTCTCTAACTTTAACAATATTCAatttaaactttttcaaaattaattctcTATAACATTCCCAACATAATTGTTCTgatctaaaattaataattggtttaccaattggtttttgttgttgagtaATTggttcttcattattattattattattttcttcttcttttaatttttgttcttttttttctttttttgaaagttttttatcttttacaTTATTTGCAACATTATATAAACATTTTACACATTGAGTATTACCATTTGGTATGATTTGAACTTTTCTTGTATTAATTGGtatagtattattaatatcattatcattaatacCACATGATGGTAATTCTTCTGAtgacattattttttttaatatatatatttatatttattttaaaaaaaaaaaatcaaagcaAAACTTAAAGTGAGTCGTTTATTttgagaaaaataaaaaaaaaaaaaaaaaaaaaaaaaaaaaaaaaaaaaaaaaataaaaataaaaaaaaaaaatggaaaaacgaatgaatttattttttttaattttttttttttttttatttttaattaaatatcaaCTAATTTTGAATCAGCAAATTCAACCCAAGTATCAACAGCATTAAATTCATAAAAGTTTTTAGgtggttgtaattgttgattttgttgttgttgttgctgttgtatTTGAGATTGTTGAGTTTGTTGTAAAACTTGACCTAATGTTggttttgaaattggttgttgttgttgagaagAAGAAGTAGTAGGAGTTATACCAATTACTGGTGgatctaataattttatagcCAAACCAATAATTTGTTGCATACCAGGTTTTAATGGAAacatttcaatttcaacttgaattattgaatttggttgAATTGGATCTAATTTTGGTAAAtgagaattaattttaataccatCCATTTTATTTCTAACCAACATAAATTGTGGATATAAAATACGATtagatttatttgataattttgcaATGACAGAGAATGGTTTctccaatttaattttatcaggtatattaattaatgaacaTTCGATATCCTCTTGATTTAATTTCCTTTGAATCGCAGCAGTTTTTAGTCTACCAATTTCACCGAAATAACTTCTCCATGTTATATCTAATCTACCTAATGGTAATGAATTCTTACtttcaacattttcaatatcttttggtgtaatttgaaataaatattgtCTACTACAAccttgttttaaaaatacaatattaTCTGATGTTGTTAGTTTAATATTCTCTAATAATTCATctgtattttcaattaatcctttttcatttaatttaaattctaaattatttaaattattatcattttctaaattattattattattatctaaattattattatcatctaaaCTATTTTCAAAACTTATatcttttgaattaaaatgttcaattggttcaaataaaattgattctataaataatgatCCTTGTGTAGCATTTTCTAAACATGCTTCTAAAAATACAACAttctatatatttatttatttattattaatataattgtgttttttttttttttttttttttttttttttttttttttttttttttttttttcatataaataatacataCTGGTAAATTATGAATTCtagtttttaaaactaatggatttaaaacttgaaatttaaaatattttctaaattttttttgttctccTTCTGGTGTTGTATAATTTACAGCACATACtaaactatttatatttaaaaatttaaaaaaaaaaaaaacaatttaatattgGTGTTATGTGtggttttattaatataataaataaaaaaaaataaaaatattttaaaaacttacatATTAACACCAGATTCTTTAACTTCACGttgaacaacaaaatcagAACTAAA
It encodes the following:
- the gpt6 gene encoding hypothetical protein encodes the protein MYINLYKHKTKVLCFLLLLTFFLINGFYVFKVNNENGFYVGNKNETLKSEGGQFNKPESKKKIISQNLTIKNETFEINYNHTTTTTKNQTLKKNEKINNQISNVNQTELLLKNNNNINSINNNNNNNNNNNINNNKDKDKPILNNESKSKSLILNRSSPNKDNEIYLKKSEIQSSKSKSELKIIKTNSKNVVDDDDDVDDDEDDYFPINGKIQSFDNNVFLLNESVNTFKPKCKYIDIVYTWVDGTDPKMLQKYGTLKYSLRSVRKNAPWVRKIFIITANQIPSWFNISNNDNVEFIFHDELYFNKSHLPTFSSNSIESNFFNLPNQVSNCFLYLNDDVFFRNPVLASDFFDEKFNAHVYQHSKIISSETIIPNGKLIRNSVQFTNLVFSNRYLDRIWFKTNRYRSDHGVGVFNKQILKMAYKELKEQFESTSSNRFRYPEDLTIPFLHLQFLKRYTTFKVKPSINEYFALKEDNVAESFKKMQLILLKNQFV
- a CDS encoding DUF974 family protein, with translation MKENHLLNLKVMRLSKPNIPTINPILCEKQDLPYETMSTSIDSTSLSMGSVNSSGSNDNNQLIGNNGNPINMEGLGVTSMLQLQSGVIYLGEMFCCYISLNNHSPYQVRNVFLKVELQTTSSRIPLLDSEQQSVPTFNPGFSSDFVVQREVKESGVNILVCAVNYTTPEGEQKKFRKYFKFQVLNPLVLKTRIHNLPNVVFLEACLENATQGSLFIESILFEPIEHFNSKDISFENSLDDNNNLDNNNNNLENDNNLNNLEFKLNEKGLIENTDELLENIKLTTSDNIVFLKQGCSRQYLFQITPKDIENVESKNSLPLGRLDITWRSYFGEIGRLKTAAIQRKLNQEDIECSLINIPDKIKLEKPFSVIAKLSNKSNRILYPQFMLVRNKMDGIKINSHLPKLDPIQPNSIIQVEIEMFPLKPGMQQIIGLAIKLLDPPVIGITPTTSSSQQQQPISKPTLGQVLQQTQQSQIQQQQQQQNQQLQPPKNFYEFNAVDTWVEFADSKLVDI
- the ctu2 gene encoding cytosolic thiouridylase subunit 2 → MSSEELPSCGINDNDINNTIPINTRKVQIIPNGNTQCVKCLYNVANNVKDKKLSKKEKKEQKLKEEENNNNNNEEPITQQQKPIGKPIINFRSEQLCWECYRELILKKFKLNIVKVRESKRDAEKLLVALSGGTCSSMLLELLKQCTEGSGKAKMFLDIKCVHIDESSITPYQNHNDTIEFLKEFNNVKLGFPNLEIIPLEDILGTVTPLGERTNQLKLQFAQLSSETSKEDLLLYYRNQLLIQVAHKLNCKKVILGTSSNRLAVQLVASTSKGRGFSVPNETSVIIEQPSNDIKFYQPMRDFLLKEIFIYYRHLNILPVPVMFSILNLKPKHSINTLCEDFLHCLQDISNQTVHTLLRSVDKLISPSIDSNYNCSICSSPLTSAEIKSLEKVILDNNNNINKENKNNNNNNNNNNNNNGCCSTTKTEDSSCCNKTEDNSSNNNNNNTGCCSSSSSTSTSSITVNKETLCYSCKILYRDFKSTPNIAPYIKENSKQLLTTSQLKNEIKDFLLNSDDDDDDEDN